The genomic DNA TCGAGGCCGATCCGCCGATCCCCGCCGAGGGCGCGGTGTTCATCCCGCCCGACCGCTGCCGCTGCGTCGTGGTCAGCGACATCGACGACACGGTCATGCGCACCGGCGTCGCCAACAAGCTCAAGATGCTCTGGCGCCTGTTCGTGGAGGATGCCGAGAGCCGCGTCGCCTTCCCGGGCGTCGCCGCCCTCTACCGCGCCCTCCACGCGGGCGCCGGCGGCGATGAGGGCAACCCGATGCTCTACGTGTCCCGCGCGCCCTGGGGCCTCTACGAGATGCTCTCGGAGTTCTTCCAGCGCCACGGCATCCCGGCGGGGCCCGTGCTCTTCCTGCGGGAATGGGGCCTCTCCTGGACCCACCCGTTGCCGCGCCGGGCCACCGACCACAAGCACGCGCTGATCCGCCACATGCTCGCCCTCTACCGCGACCTGCCCTTCGTGCTGATCGGCGACAGCGGCCAGCATGACCCGGAGGTCTACGCGCAGATCGTCGAGGAGAATCCCGGGCGGGTGCTGGCGGTCTACATCCGCAACGTGTCCCGAGGCTCCGCACGGGTGGAGGAGATCGTCCGGCTCGCCGGCGCCGTCGCCCGGGCCGGATCGAGCCTCGTGCTCGCCGCCGACAGCGTCGCCATGGCCGAGCACGCGGCCGCCATCGGGCTGATCGCGCCCGGGGCGGTGACCGGCGTCGCCGACGAGCACGCGGCGGCGGCCGAGACCGGGCCGCGCCGGGAGACCGCCCGGATCACGCCGGAACCGTCGGGCGCCGCCGGCGCGGCCGAGGACCCGATCGGGCCGGAGGCGATCGCCGAGGCCCTCGCCGGCGACGGCGCCGTGCCGGCGACCCTGGTGGTCGAGCCGGAGACGCCGGCCGCGCTCCCGCGGCTCGGTGCGTGACCGCGCGGCCGCGATCGTCACCCGGGCGGCTGTCGCGGGCCGCCCGCTCCGATAGGTATCGGCCGAGCGCGGCCGGCACCCGCCGAGTCGGGTCGCGGAACGGGCTGCCGCGGGAGGAACCGCGATGCGCCTGAGCCTGTCCGCGCTGCTGATGATCGCCTGCGGCACCCAGGCCGCCTTCGGGCAGGCCGCGCCCGCGGAGCGGGCCGTGCCGCACTTCGCCCAGCTGGAGGCCGAGATGGGCGCGGCCAACGCCGCCCCGGGGCCGCGGACGGTGCCGGCCAAGGTCGTGCCGGTCCCCGACACGACGAGCCCGCAATTCCGCACCGCGGTGGCGGCGCCCTACCGGGTGCCGGCCTGGAACGCGAACCCGCCGGACGCCGCGGCCTGGAAGGCGCTGGTCGACAAGCTCGCTGCCGCCGGAGCCGCCACCCTGCCGGCGCTCCGCGAGAAGCTGGGCGTCACCAGCGAGGCCGCGGTGATCGGCGGCGTGAAGGCCTTCGTGATCCAGCCCCGGCAGATCCCCGAGGCCAACCGCGACCGGCTCCTCCTGCACATCCACGGGGGCGGCTACGTCTACAATCCCGGCGAGGCCGGAACGCTGGAGGCGATCCTGATGGCCGGCCTCGGCGGCTACAAGGTCATCTCGGTGGATTACCGCATGCCGCCGGACGCGCCCTACCCGGCCGCCATGGACGACGCGACCGCCGTGTGGCGGGCCATGCTGTCCATGCAGAAGCCGCGGAACATGGCGGTGTTCGGCACCTCAACGGGCGGCGGCATGACTCTGGCCCTGATGCTCCGCGCCAAGGCCGAGGGGCTCGCGCTGCCCGCGGCGATCGGTCTCGGAACGCCCTGGTCGGACATGACCGAGACCGGCGACAGCTACCGGACCAACGAGTGGCTCGACAACGTGCTCGTCAGCTATTCCGGCTACCTGACGCCGGCCGCCAAGCTCTACGCCGCCGGCCGCGACCTGAAGGACCCGCAGCTCTCGCCGATCTACGGCGACTTCGCCGGCCTCCCGCCCGCGATCCTGGTCACCGGCACCCGCGACCTGTTCCTGTCGAACACGGTGCGCACCCACCGGAAGCTGCGCGCCGCCGGGATCGAGGCGTCGCTGCAGGTGTTCGAGGGCATGTCCCACGCGCAGTACCTGTTCACGCCGGACGCGCCCGAAACCAGGGAGGTCTTCGGAGAAATGGCTCACTTCTTCGACGATCATCTGGGTCGCTGAGGCGCGGCGGCGCGGGCACGCGCGGAGCTCGTGCTCACGAAATGGTGCAATGCAGCATCTCGGTGGAGAGGGTTCACATCCCGGCCGCGATGCCTAGGTTCGGCCCCTCGCAGCCGGTCCACGCTCCTCGAGCCTCCTGGAGGCCATCCGTGCAAACCTACACCCTCGCCATCGCCGACGGCGTCCTGTTCGCCTGCCTGCCCGACGAGGCCGACATCTCGGCCGCGATCACCGACGCGACCGCGACCAATTACGGGTTCGGCCTCAGCCTCGACATCGTCCGTGGGGCGACCCTGACCGACGCGGCCCGTCCCGAGGACGAGGTCGTGTGGCAGGAAGGGCCGGACAGCGAGCTGCTCGACGCGCAGGGGCGGCGCTACCGCTACGCCGTCCGCCGACCCTGCTGACGAAAGCCCGGCGCGGACCTGACACCGGGACGCGCGCCGGTGCTACGCTCCGCCGATGGAGCGGCAGGCGACAGGGGCGGGACGGTGGGGCGGGCTCGCCCGATTCCTCGTCCTCTACGCGGCGCTCTACGGCGCCTACGGGGTGCTGTCGCCGGTCCTGCCGGGCTTCCTCGCCGCGCGCGGCCTGACGCCCGGCGAGATCGGCCTCCTCCTCGCCGCCGCCGGTGCCCTGCGCCTCGCGGTCGGTCCCCTGGCCGGCGCCTTCGCCGACCGCCACCGGGCCGGCCGATCCGTCCTGGCGGCGAGCCTCGCGCTGGCCGGGCTCAGCGCCCTGGCGCACCTGCCCGGCGCCGGGCTGGCGCAGCTGATCGGGCCGGCGCTCCTCTACGCGGCGGGCACCGCGGCCCCGGCGCCCCTCGCCGACGCGCTGGCCCTGGCCGCCGCGCGCGGCGGCGCGGCGTTCCAGTACGGCTGGGTCCGCGGCGCGGGCTCGGCCGCGTTCATCGTCGGCACCGCCGCGGCCGGCTGGCTGATCGGCCTCCACGGCCTCGCCGCCGCCCTCGTGGCGAGCGGCGGCCTGTTCCTGGCCGCCGGCGCGGCCGCCCTGGCCCTGCCCGCCGCTCCTCCGTGCGGCGCGGCCGAGGCCGGGGCGCGGTGGCGGGGCTTCGCCACCCTGGTGGCCCTGCCGCGCTTCCGCCGCACGGTGCTGGTCGCCGCCCTGGTGATCGGCGCGCACGCGATGCACGACGGCTTCGCCATGATCCTGTGGCGGTCCGCCGGGATCGCGGCGACCACCGCCGGCCTGCTCTGGTCGGTCTCGGTGGCCGCCGAGGTCCTGGTCTTCCTGCTGGTCGGACCGCCCCTGCTGGCGCGGATCGGCCCGGCGACCGGCGTCGCGGTTGCGGCCTGCGCGGGGGGCCTGCGCTGGGCGATGCTGGCATCCACGACCGCGCTTCCCTGGCTCGCCGCCGCCGAATCCCTGCACGGGCTGAGCTTCGCCCTCCTGCACCTCGCCTGCCTCAGCCTCATCGAGGCGTCGACGCCGGCCGATCTCCGGACGACCGCGCTGGCGCTCTACGGCACGCTGGGCCTCGGCCTGTCGGGCGTCGCCGCGACCCTCGCCTCCGGGGCGCTCTACGGGGCGCTCGGCGCTTCGGCCTTCTGGGCCATGGCGGCGCTGAGCCTAGCGGCCCTGCCGCTCGTGCCGGCGCTGCGGGATCGCTGAAGCGGCGGGTTCTTTTCCCGCGCCTATGGTACGGACCCGGAACGGACCCGCCCGAAAAGCCCCGCATGCCCGCCGTCGCCGAGATCCTGATCCCGCTCGCCCTCGATACGCCCTACAGCTACGTGGCGCCGGCCGGGCTCGACCTCGCCCCGGGCGACGTGGTGCAGGTGCCCCTCGGCCCGCGCGAGATCGTCGGGGTGGTCTGGGGCGTCGCCGAGACGCCCGGCGGCTCGAACCTGCGGCCCGTGACCGGCCGCCTCCCCTACCCGCCCCTGTCGGAGCCGCTGCGCAGCCTCGTCGACTGGATCGCCCGCTACACGCTGGCGCCGAAGGGCTCGGCGCTCGCCATGGTCCTGCGGCTGCCCGACGAGGCGGCCGCCGGCGAGACCGCCCGCGTCGCCGTGCGCCTCACCGACAAGCCCCCGTCCCGGCCGACCCCGGCCCGCACCAAGGTGCTCGCCGCGGCGGCCGACGGCGCCCTGCGCGGCAAGAGCGCGCTCGCCAAGGAGGCCGGCGTCTCGCTCTCGGTGGTCGACGGGCTGATCGACGACGGCGTCCTCGAGACCGTCGCGGTCGAGCCGGAGGCGGTCGCGCCGCGGCCCGACCCGGACTTCCCGCGGGCGCCGCTCTCGCCCGCGCAGGCCGAGGCGGTGGCGGCCCTCGTCGCCCCCTTCCCGTGGGACCGGCCGCAGCCGCGGGAATCCGACGATCTCCGCCCGGTCCTTCTGGAGGGCGTCACCGGCTCCGGCAAGACCGAGGTCTATTTCGAGGCGGTGGCCGCCTGCGTCCGGGCCGGGCGGCAGGCCCTGATCCTGATGCCCGAGATCGCCCTGACGGCGCAGTTCCTCGACCGGTTCGCCGCCCGGTTCGGGGTCCGGCCGGCGGCGTGGCATTCCGGGATCGGCGGCAAGCGGCGCGAGCGCCTGCGCGCCGCCGTAGCCGAGGGCGAGGCGCTCGTGGTGGTCGGCGCGCGCTCGGCCCTGTTCCTGCCCTTCGCGCGGCTCGGCCTGATCGTGGTCGATGAGGAGCACGAGACCGCCTACAAGCAGGAGGACGGCGTCCATTACCACGCCCGCGACATGGCGGTGGTGCGC from Methylobacterium oryzae includes the following:
- a CDS encoding App1 family protein — translated: MSSRARRGATKALRVLTRPVRRAQGRGGKGRGGLVVEPYRGYGSRDEVFLIGRVFRQSPGIPGEDPESLRAQWRDLRRRIARRTIAGAGITARFGDDAVRVETDRDGYFRVHLHPRSPPAETGDWHAVELRLEADPPIPAEGAVFIPPDRCRCVVVSDIDDTVMRTGVANKLKMLWRLFVEDAESRVAFPGVAALYRALHAGAGGDEGNPMLYVSRAPWGLYEMLSEFFQRHGIPAGPVLFLREWGLSWTHPLPRRATDHKHALIRHMLALYRDLPFVLIGDSGQHDPEVYAQIVEENPGRVLAVYIRNVSRGSARVEEIVRLAGAVARAGSSLVLAADSVAMAEHAAAIGLIAPGAVTGVADEHAAAAETGPRRETARITPEPSGAAGAAEDPIGPEAIAEALAGDGAVPATLVVEPETPAALPRLGA
- a CDS encoding alpha/beta hydrolase; this encodes MRLSLSALLMIACGTQAAFGQAAPAERAVPHFAQLEAEMGAANAAPGPRTVPAKVVPVPDTTSPQFRTAVAAPYRVPAWNANPPDAAAWKALVDKLAAAGAATLPALREKLGVTSEAAVIGGVKAFVIQPRQIPEANRDRLLLHIHGGGYVYNPGEAGTLEAILMAGLGGYKVISVDYRMPPDAPYPAAMDDATAVWRAMLSMQKPRNMAVFGTSTGGGMTLALMLRAKAEGLALPAAIGLGTPWSDMTETGDSYRTNEWLDNVLVSYSGYLTPAAKLYAAGRDLKDPQLSPIYGDFAGLPPAILVTGTRDLFLSNTVRTHRKLRAAGIEASLQVFEGMSHAQYLFTPDAPETREVFGEMAHFFDDHLGR
- a CDS encoding MFS transporter translates to MERQATGAGRWGGLARFLVLYAALYGAYGVLSPVLPGFLAARGLTPGEIGLLLAAAGALRLAVGPLAGAFADRHRAGRSVLAASLALAGLSALAHLPGAGLAQLIGPALLYAAGTAAPAPLADALALAAARGGAAFQYGWVRGAGSAAFIVGTAAAGWLIGLHGLAAALVASGGLFLAAGAAALALPAAPPCGAAEAGARWRGFATLVALPRFRRTVLVAALVIGAHAMHDGFAMILWRSAGIAATTAGLLWSVSVAAEVLVFLLVGPPLLARIGPATGVAVAACAGGLRWAMLASTTALPWLAAAESLHGLSFALLHLACLSLIEASTPADLRTTALALYGTLGLGLSGVAATLASGALYGALGASAFWAMAALSLAALPLVPALRDR